The genomic region ATGCCGCAGAAAGCGGATACGCTGCGGCAGCCGTTCCTCCCGTATTATACGGAAACGAAAAGGTGAGCTCTTCACGGATAAGGCAAAACATTTTAGACGGAGATTTTGTTTCCGTAGAATACATGCTTTCAGCGCCTTATAAAGTCGATTGCGCGGATATTAAATGGCGTGTTGAAAAAGAGAGAGATACCGTGTTCTTGTTTGCGTCTAAGCCTGCCGTACAGGCGCTTCCTGCAAAAGGAACATATGATGTAAAATTAACGTTGTGTTCGGGACAAGACGGCTGCAGAGCAAAATTTATTTCGGAACCTCATTCCCTTCGCCTAGAGATTCCGACGTCTAAAAAAATCTCTGCGGTACAGATAATGGAATTTATCGTGTGAAAATGAGACATTTATAGAGAGGAATATTAATGGCACTTACAAAAGAAACTTCCGCTGCTATTGTCAGCAGATTCGGTGCAAAAGAAAACGACACCGGCAACACAAAGGTTCAGGTAGCTTTGCTTTCCGAACGGATCAAACAGCTTACTGCCCATGTGCAGCGTTTCCCGAAGGATTCGGGAGCCAAGCGCAGTATGATGAAGCTTGTCGGGCAGCGGAGAAGCATGCTCAAATATCTTGAAAGACGCAATCTTGAAGTTTATCGAGAACTTATAAAAGATTTGAATTTGCGCAAATAGGTTTGTTTATAGAAAGCCTGTTGAACATGCGGCCTCCGCGTTCTCAGGCTTTTTTTGTGTTTTTATTCGTGTGGAGGGTCAAATAACCCTGTCGCCGCTTGAAACTTCTTTTCGGATCTGCGGACGAGTTGTTGATTGGATGTATTAAAAAAGCGCACGGATAAACAGTCTCCAAAATTGATATTTTGTTCGACTGTTGCATTTTAAAGAATATAAAGAATTAGAAGGAAATAATGGTACAAAGAGTTACATATAAGATCGGTGATGAAGAACTCATCCTTGAGACGGGAAAGATCGGTAAACAGGCTAACGGCTGCGTTTACGCTCAATTTTCAGGAACGGCCGTAATAGCGACCGTATGTGCTTCCGGCACGGTAACGGAGGGGATGGATTATGTCCCTGTTACCGTAGATTACAATGAAAAATTTTATGCTGCGGGTAAAATTCCCGGAGGCTTCGTAAAGCGTGAAGGCCGTCCTAAGGATAAGGAAATTCTTGTTTCCCGTCTCATAGACCGCCCCATGCGCCCTCTTTTTGAAATGGCGTTCGGACGCGAAATTCAAATAGTCCCTACGTGTGTTTCGACTGACGGCGTTCATACGCCCGATATCCTTGCAGTCATTGCTTCGTCTGCGGCGGTTACCATCTCCGACATTCCTTTTCACGGACCGGTCGCCGCATGCCGCGTAGCCTATATAGACGGGGAGTATGTTGTAAATCCTACGTTCCAGCAGATTGAAAAGGCAAAGCTCGAAATTGTTGTAGCCGGAACCGCGGAAGGCTTTACAATGGTCGAAGGCGGCGCTCACGAGGCTTCGGAAGATGTTATGCTCGGTGCGCTGGAAAAAGCGCAGGAATTTATTACTCAAATGTGCCGTCTGCAGGAAGAATTGCAGAAAAAGGCCGGAAAAGAAAAACTTCCGCTTGCTCCTCTTGACGTAACGTTACAGAATGCCGCTGAAATTGAAAATGAAGCTACTCCCCTTGTAAAAGAAGCAAGCTTTAAAAGCGGCAAAATGGCCAGAAGCGCTGCCGTAAAGGCCGTAAAAAAGCAGATATCGGAAAAATATGCCGCCCAGCTTGAAGATCCTGTGCAAAAAAAATTGTTCGATGCGCTGTTTGACGATATTCAGTACAAACTTTTACGAAAATCCATACTCGACGAAGGCGTGCGCATAGACGGCCGTAAATGCGATGAAATTCGTCCTATCACCTGTGAAATCGGCGTGCTTCCCCGTCCGCACGGCTCGGCTTTGTTTACGCGCGGCGAAACTCAGTCTTTGGCCGTTACTACTTTGGGGACGGCGCTCGACGAGCAGATCTATGACGATATTGACGGCGACAGGAGCGAAAATTTTATTCTGCATTATAATTTCCCGCCGTATTCGGTAGGAGAAGTCGGACGTCTTGCTACGGGACGCCGCGAAATCGGGCACGGAAATTTGGCGCGCCGCTCATTGGCTCCAATGGTGCCTTCCCGTGAAGAATTTCCTTATACCATCCGCGTAGTTTCCGAAATTATGGAATCCAACGGTTCTTCTTCTCAGGCTTCCACTTGCGGCGGCTGTCTTTCTATGCTTGCCGCGGGAGTCCCGATGAAAAAGATGGTGGCCGGTATCGCTATGGGTTTGATTACCGACGGGCCAAAATATGAAAAATATAAGATTCTTTCCGACATCCTTGGAGAAGAAGATCACTTAGGCGACATGGACTTTAAAGTTGCCGGAACTAGGGACGGCATAACAGGGTTCCAGATGGACATTAAGATAGCCGGCGTTACGACTGAAATAATGAAAAAGGCTATGGATCAGGCACGGGAAGGGCGTTTGCATATTCTTTCGATAATGGAAAAATGTATTGACAAACCGGCGCCCATAAGCCAATTCGCTCCCAAAATACTTTCAATGAAAATTCCGATCGATA from Treponema parvum harbors:
- the rpsO gene encoding 30S ribosomal protein S15, with the translated sequence MALTKETSAAIVSRFGAKENDTGNTKVQVALLSERIKQLTAHVQRFPKDSGAKRSMMKLVGQRRSMLKYLERRNLEVYRELIKDLNLRK
- the pnp gene encoding polyribonucleotide nucleotidyltransferase; translated protein: MVQRVTYKIGDEELILETGKIGKQANGCVYAQFSGTAVIATVCASGTVTEGMDYVPVTVDYNEKFYAAGKIPGGFVKREGRPKDKEILVSRLIDRPMRPLFEMAFGREIQIVPTCVSTDGVHTPDILAVIASSAAVTISDIPFHGPVAACRVAYIDGEYVVNPTFQQIEKAKLEIVVAGTAEGFTMVEGGAHEASEDVMLGALEKAQEFITQMCRLQEELQKKAGKEKLPLAPLDVTLQNAAEIENEATPLVKEASFKSGKMARSAAVKAVKKQISEKYAAQLEDPVQKKLFDALFDDIQYKLLRKSILDEGVRIDGRKCDEIRPITCEIGVLPRPHGSALFTRGETQSLAVTTLGTALDEQIYDDIDGDRSENFILHYNFPPYSVGEVGRLATGRREIGHGNLARRSLAPMVPSREEFPYTIRVVSEIMESNGSSSQASTCGGCLSMLAAGVPMKKMVAGIAMGLITDGPKYEKYKILSDILGEEDHLGDMDFKVAGTRDGITGFQMDIKIAGVTTEIMKKAMDQAREGRLHILSIMEKCIDKPAPISQFAPKILSMKIPIDKIGVLIGPAGKNIKALCADYDVTINTEDDGTVTIYGKTGDAAERAKKAVKGITEDPEVGAIYNGTVKRLMDFGAFVEILPGKEGLCHISKLSRSRVNKVSDVLKEGQQIPVKLLEVDKMGRLNLSYIDAVEAQEKK